The Serratia rhizosphaerae genome has a segment encoding these proteins:
- the btuB gene encoding TonB-dependent vitamin B12 receptor BtuB: MITIKNTLLAVASSVTAFSVWAQDNAAINNNGENLVVSANRFPQPVSSVLAPTSVVTRNDIDRWQAKSLTDVMRRLPGVDIAQNGGMGQNSSLFIRGTNSSHVLLLIDGIRLNQAGVSGSSDLSQIPLSLVQKVEYIRGPRSAVYGSDAIGGVVNIITTREKNGTTLSAGVGSNGYQAYDAATQQPLGENTVATLAGNYTYTKGYDVVAYGSTGLQSQQDRDGFMSKSLYGSVQHQFNERLSGFFRGYGYDNRTAYDGYYSPGAALVDTRKLYSQTWDSGVRYQQGIYATQLVGSYSHSKDYNYDPRLGQYASSARLDDVEQYNLQWGNTWQVGQGTLSAGADWQNQKIKPNTASVTEEKSQRNTGLYLTGQQLLGPVTLEAAVRGDDNSEFGWHGTWQTSAAWEFVEGYRFIASYGTAFKAPNMGQLYSDFYGNGSLKPEESKQWEGGFEGVSGPVSWHVSAYRNDVDNLIDSDPVTYRYYNIGKARIKGVEATASFDTGPLTHQLGYDYVDARNAKTNELLPRRAKQQVKYELDWQIYDLDWAVTYHYLGQRYDKDYSGYPARSVKLGGVSLWDLAVSYPVTSHLTVRGRIANLFDKDYETAYGYATPGREYYLTGSYTF, translated from the coding sequence ATGATAACGATAAAAAATACGCTGCTGGCGGTGGCTTCCTCCGTCACGGCTTTTTCCGTCTGGGCGCAAGACAACGCGGCAATCAATAACAACGGCGAGAATCTGGTGGTGTCGGCCAACCGCTTCCCGCAACCTGTTTCTTCCGTATTGGCGCCGACCTCGGTGGTCACCCGCAATGATATCGATCGCTGGCAGGCCAAAAGCCTGACCGACGTGATGCGTCGTCTGCCGGGGGTAGATATCGCGCAGAACGGCGGTATGGGGCAGAACAGTTCACTGTTTATCCGCGGCACCAACTCCAGCCATGTACTGCTGCTGATCGACGGTATTCGCCTGAACCAGGCCGGCGTCAGCGGTTCTTCCGATCTGAGCCAAATTCCTCTCTCGTTGGTGCAGAAGGTGGAATATATTCGTGGCCCGCGTTCGGCGGTGTACGGTTCCGACGCTATCGGCGGCGTGGTCAACATTATCACCACCCGCGAAAAGAACGGCACCACGCTGTCTGCCGGCGTTGGCAGCAACGGCTATCAGGCCTATGACGCTGCGACTCAGCAGCCACTGGGGGAGAATACCGTCGCCACCCTGGCCGGCAACTATACCTATACCAAAGGGTATGACGTTGTCGCCTACGGCAGTACCGGCCTGCAAAGCCAACAGGACCGCGATGGCTTTATGAGCAAGTCGCTGTATGGCTCGGTTCAGCACCAGTTTAACGAACGGCTCAGCGGCTTCTTCCGTGGCTATGGTTATGACAACCGCACGGCGTATGACGGCTATTATTCCCCCGGCGCGGCGCTGGTGGACACGCGTAAATTGTACAGCCAGACCTGGGACAGCGGTGTGCGCTATCAGCAGGGTATTTACGCCACCCAACTGGTAGGCAGTTACAGCCACAGCAAAGATTACAACTACGATCCGCGTCTTGGGCAATATGCAAGTTCAGCGCGGCTGGATGATGTTGAGCAATACAATCTGCAGTGGGGAAATACATGGCAGGTGGGGCAGGGTACGCTGAGCGCCGGCGCTGACTGGCAGAATCAAAAAATCAAACCGAACACCGCCTCGGTGACGGAAGAAAAAAGCCAGCGTAATACCGGACTGTACCTGACCGGCCAGCAGCTGCTTGGCCCGGTAACGCTGGAAGCGGCGGTACGCGGCGACGACAACAGCGAGTTTGGCTGGCATGGTACCTGGCAGACCAGTGCAGCGTGGGAGTTTGTGGAAGGCTACCGGTTTATCGCCTCTTACGGCACCGCATTTAAAGCGCCGAATATGGGGCAGCTGTACAGCGACTTTTATGGCAACGGCTCCCTGAAGCCGGAAGAGAGTAAACAGTGGGAAGGCGGCTTTGAAGGGGTGAGCGGGCCGGTGAGCTGGCATGTATCTGCTTACCGTAATGACGTTGATAACCTGATTGACAGCGATCCGGTGACTTACCGTTATTACAACATCGGCAAGGCGAGAATTAAGGGCGTTGAGGCTACCGCATCGTTTGATACCGGTCCGTTAACCCATCAGTTGGGTTACGACTATGTGGATGCGCGCAATGCCAAAACCAATGAGTTGCTGCCGCGTCGTGCCAAACAGCAGGTAAAGTATGAGCTGGACTGGCAGATATACGATTTGGACTGGGCGGTGACCTATCATTACCTGGGACAACGTTACGATAAAGACTACAGCGGTTACCCGGCGCGCAGCGTGAAGCTCGGCGGCGTCAGCCTGTGGGATCTCGCGGTGTCGTATCCGGTCACATCACATCTGACAGTTCGTGGTAGAATTGCCAACCTGTTTGATAAAGATTATGAGACGGCATATGGCTACGCTACTCCAGGGAGAGAGTACTACCTCACCGGAAGCTATACCTTCTAA
- the murI gene encoding glutamate racemase, with protein sequence MATLLQGESTTSPEAIPSNSTAAPRPTVLVFDSGVGGLSVYQEVRQLLPDLHYIYAFDNVAFPYGEKSEEFIVERVLEIVGAIQQRHPLAIVIIACNTASTVSLPALRERFEFPVVGVVPAIKPAARLTVNGSVGLLATRGTVQRAYTRELIARFATDCQIELLGSSELVELAEAKLHGEEVPLPALKKILQPWLSMREPPDTVVLGCTHFPLLADELMQVLPEGTRLVDSGAAIARRTAWLISTQENLVSTQDDNLAYCLALNEDTDALLPVLQGYGLKSLKKLPL encoded by the coding sequence ATGGCTACGCTACTCCAGGGAGAGAGTACTACCTCACCGGAAGCTATACCTTCTAATTCCACCGCTGCGCCGCGCCCGACGGTGCTGGTATTTGATTCCGGCGTCGGCGGGTTGTCGGTGTATCAGGAGGTTCGGCAGCTGTTGCCGGATCTCCACTATATATACGCTTTCGATAATGTGGCCTTTCCTTATGGTGAGAAGTCCGAGGAATTTATCGTTGAACGCGTGCTGGAGATTGTCGGCGCAATACAGCAGCGACACCCTCTGGCTATTGTGATTATTGCCTGTAACACCGCCAGTACCGTTTCCTTACCCGCTTTACGTGAACGCTTCGAGTTTCCGGTGGTGGGCGTTGTTCCCGCTATCAAGCCCGCCGCCCGTTTGACGGTTAATGGCAGCGTCGGGCTGCTGGCAACGCGCGGCACCGTGCAGCGCGCCTATACCCGTGAATTGATCGCCCGCTTTGCCACCGACTGCCAAATTGAGTTGCTGGGCTCGTCCGAGTTGGTAGAGCTGGCGGAGGCGAAACTGCATGGCGAAGAGGTGCCGCTGCCGGCGCTGAAGAAAATTCTGCAGCCTTGGCTGAGCATGCGCGAACCGCCGGACACGGTGGTGTTGGGTTGCACCCACTTCCCGCTATTAGCGGACGAACTGATGCAGGTGCTGCCGGAAGGGACGCGGCTGGTGGATTCCGGTGCGGCGATTGCCCGTCGTACCGCCTGGTTGATCTCAACGCAGGAAAATTTGGTATCGACGCAGGATGACAATCTTGCCTACTGTCTGGCGCTAAATGAAGATACTGATGCTTTATTGCCCGTTTTACAGGGTTACGGCCTCAAATCGCTGAAAAAACTGCCGCTTTAA